The Juglans microcarpa x Juglans regia isolate MS1-56 chromosome 2D, Jm3101_v1.0, whole genome shotgun sequence DNA window agaCTGCTTTAGAATTCTAGATCAGGAGTTCCAGACTCTACAGAATTAATCATTCAAGTCACACGACCAGGAAGAAATGAACATGACGGTGGAACTAGTACTTCTTCACGGATGCGTTGGGCTGATCATCTCGTGTTTTAAAACttcaagaaatatttatattttgctcggtagtttttgcatttattgttattgtatataaatattttaaataagtaataaatattataagtcttattttatatgtatatatttggaGCGAAACCAGGAGTTTTTTGTTGGGCGAACcaattacataaatataaaacatataaattcTTGTAGTCTTCCTTTATACGAGTTGTGTGCATCACTAAAGATATATTCAAAGGCTAggagtaaaaaaaatcaatatggCACTAGTTCAAGTAAGTAGGATAAAAGTATAAGTAAGGATAAAATAAACCTTTTATTAAATGCCGAGATTGAATGTTGTGAAGATTCTATAGTATAGATAGAAATAGATATGTTGCCTTCACTTCTAATTAATAACTCGATGGTAGCGTAGATGTTACTAACAAAACCAATCAAAATAGTAATTAGACAGAgacttgaaatgaaaaatgcaaaacaaatgagaaaaatgatattgtaaacttaacaaattaatagcttgtttattgaaaatatttttatatatttttgcataggtacagaagaaaaagaataaaaaaacttgtaaaaagGGACCAATAAATTTTCTTGCTTAGTAGGAGAAGTGGAAAAACTGTGAGGTTTTTAAAACTAAGTATTAAGTaaggattttgaaaattttttgggGGTCGTCTTTACATTAAGGATATCTTCAAGAAAATtatgtattaaataaaattttagacgTGTTTTGGTGAGAGATCATTCCTATCAATAGTTTTGTCTATCTAAATTTTCTTCGGTTAGACTCGAAGTGCTTGATCTTATTTTCATTAGCCATTAACTTTAACATcctataaatgatattttttttttacctaaatGATAGAAATTGTAAATCAATTACGAAGAGATATGAATGTAGGGCAAAATGATcaatttttgtattaaaatgaTTCAAGTTGGCATCGCTATTGTGGAATAGAGCTGATAAAAGGAAAGAATGGGCTGAATAGTAGTAGCCCAAACAGACGGCCCAAACCAAGTGCGATTTGGTTCATAGCTTTCAACAGGTGAATATTTTTCTCCCCCTTCCTTGCATCCAACCCTATATAAGAAATCGCTTGGTCGACATCACCCcctaaccctctctctctctatctctctttctctctctctcgcttccgCCTCAGAGTCGTCTAAATCTAAACCCTTTTTGATATTTCACAGCCTTATCCATCTCGATCTCGATCAATTGCAGGTACGAGCCCTAGGGTTTCCCTGGTCAGTTGGTTCTAATATTCATATGCGTCGATGCTTGTTTTCCTGTTTGGAGCTATGTTATCTGATAATTTCAAGCTATCTAAGTTCAATCGATTTATGAGTTTTTGATCAAAATACaatttcatatcaaatcatTGTATCCGTCACCATCTTACAGTTATCAAATGCTCTCAACATTTGTTCAAacgataaataaaaataatttctctagCTCATGATACGGTGTGCCAAACGTTGTCAAAATGGTACTTTTGGGGAGgaatcaagaaagaaaaatccacATATACGAATGACATCTACGTTCTGTAACTTGCGATAGTCCCGACAGAGAAATGCCTCGCCGAAGAAAAAAACCAGatataaagagaaattatttgtgtaataatatatttagatcAACTTATTGGGTTGTATCATGTGTGTATAGAGAAAGAAGGATGTGATTCTATTATCAGGCCGTGTTTCTATGTTATTTGTTCTGGTGACCTCGACTCGAATGCCTCTTACTTCAAGATGTTACGATATAACCTGAAATGcgttctagttttttttttaattgaatttcgTCTTATTGAGGAAGTACGTTGATGTGTTTGCTGGTTAAGGAAGTCTGAATGTGGAAAACTTATGAGAAAATTGACTAGGTCAATACATATAAGAAGTACTTTTCATTTCACATatcttaatatttttgtaatcttATGGGTTTTCCTATGAATCTTTGTCTACTACTACCATGCAGATATTGCTGTGAGTAGATGTGATCTAACggtttttttctatattatgaATGTGGTATTGGGTCTGATATTACATATTACTTTTACGTTTTACCTCCATTCTGACTGCTTCTTATGTCTCTTAGGGGAGTCATAATTTGTGTAACTTGATATTTATTTGGAGAATTTGATGtgagaattttattttgattcgCAATGTTGATGGTCGATGTATCTTCCATTTTTTCTAATTCTACATACCATTTTCTGATTATGAACATTGTTCATACAGGGGGGTTGCTGGTTTTCTGCTATTTGCAGATTCTCAAGGTGAAGGTGTCAACATTGAAGTTTCTTTTATGTCCGAACAGGCCGCCTTCTATTTGGGATCAATTGGGCTGTTGGGAGAGTATTGTCCTTCGTCAAGAAAGAAGAACAGATTCATATCTCTAAGGACTGGCTGTATGCATCTTGAGCCATTTTCGGAATATCTAGAGTTTCATGGTTGCAATTGTCTGCAACCTTTTCTCACCACAGAAGACCAGTCTTCTCTTGCTCAGAAAATCTCAGAAGACAATTTTTCAGCCCCATACTCTCCAAATTTTAGCATTTGTTTCTTGTGAGATCCAGCATATTTCTTCTACCACTTCTGATCTGTGGTCAAGATGGCTTTACAGAACATTGGTGGAAATAATGATGATGCCTTCTACAGGTATAAGATGCCCAAAATGGTAACAAAAATTGAGGGCCGAGGAAATGGCATCAAGACAAACATAGTCAACATGGTTGATATTGCAAAGGCTTTGGCAAGACCAGCTGCATACACCACAAAGTACTTTGGCTGTGAGCTTGGAGCACAATCTAAATTTGATGAGAAAACTGGACCTCTCTTGTTAATGGAGCGCATGACACTCCTAAACTTGCTGGTCTTCTCGAGAACTTCATTAAGAAATATGTTCAGTGTCATGGTTGTGGGAACCCTGAGACAGAGATTCTGATCACCAAAACCCAGATGATCCAACTGAAATGTGCTGCTTGTGGCTTTTTGTCAGATGTTGATATGAGGGACAAACTCACTACATTCATTCTGAAGAACCCACCTGAATCAAAGAAGGGATCCAAAGACAAGAAGGCTATGAGGAGGGCTGAGAAGGAGCGTCTGAAGGAAGGTGAGGCTGCTGATGAGGAGcagaagaaaattaagaaagagGCCAAGAAGAAGGGCACTACATCTTTGAAGGATGGCACCACAAAAGCCTCAAAGAAGAAAGCAAGTGGCTCTGATGAGGATCGCACGTCACCTACTCACAGTCAGGTTGATGAGAAGGATGAAGCTGATGAAGATGAGGACGGTGATGTCGAGTGGCAAACAGATACATCCCTGGAGGCAGCTAGGCAACGCATCCAAGAGCAACTTAGTGCAGTGACAGCTGATATGGTCATGCTCTCTACAAATGAGCCAGAGAAGAAGCCTACAGCGGTAAATAAACCAAGTGTAAATGCTGCAAATAAACTGAGTGTAAGTGCTGAAAATGGAAACTCGGCCACACACAAAACACCAGCTGATGAggtaaaagaaaatctcaagaAGGGTGTCTCGGCAAAGCAATTGCAGTCCCTTCTGGGATCACTCTCCGGCTCTGCCCAAGAAAAGATGACTGCCCTGATTGAGGACTATTTGATGGCATTGAGAAAGGGTTTACAAAggaagtgaagaagaagaagagctaCCTTGCTACTGCTGTTGCACAGGAAGAGGGTTCGCAGTTGCTCTTACTTCGCTCAATTGAGGAGTTCTCCCTGAAGTCAAATACGAGTGCAATGAAGGAAGTTGCTCTAATTTTGAAAGCACACTATGATGCTGACATCTTGGAGGAAGAGTTCATCGTTCAGTGGTATCAAGAAGGACTGAAAGGAGGCAACAAGGAGTCTCAGATATGGAAGAATGCTAGACCCTTCATAGATTGGCTCCAGAGTGCCGAGTCAGAATCTGAAGAGGAATGAAGTGTTCTGCTGTCACTTAACTCTTTTGCTTGCAGTCTATACTTTCGTCTGGTATTACGAATTAACGTTGCTTTTGCTTGCAGGTCTATACTTATCGTCTGGTATTAAGAATTAACGGTTGTCTTTTGGTCCTTGTCCTGTCTATTACCCTTATCTTCGATTATTATGTCTTCAAAATGGTTTGCTTGATGTCTTGTCTGATTCAGTGTGTAAGTGCAGTTTGTTTCAGTGTTAAAAACATCAAATTTTGTGTCTTTTATAAACGAATGCATCTTCTTTatcaattcatattttatttttctaatggaTAATGCCACGTACTTTGAAGCTTCCTAAAAGATTTCTCTCGGTATCTCCGAGAACATCTTAACCTTCTAGGTAAGTGCAGTTTGCTTGATGTTTTGTCTGATTCAGTGTGTAAGTGCAGTTTAtctaaacattataattttttcaaatttttaaataaaatataataaaaaattcaatttttttaaattttaaaataaaaataatattttactcgaCTACTTATCTTTGCTCTAGAATGTAACAAAGTTTCTGTAGATTAGGCTTGCACACCGTCCAACCCATACTGGTTTTGGACCCGACCTGACTCGTGTCTAGCCCAACAAGAAAAGAACTGACCCGACTTTAGTCGGATCAACCCGTCTGCCAGTTGAGAACTTAAAAGTTGAAAGTCAAAACTGATCTCCCCATTTCTTTTCTAGGCCCTAAACATTCATTCCTTCCATCTCATCTCCCATTTCGTCTGCACTGCAAAAACATTCTCCTTTCCCTTTAGCTACTGTTGTTGTGCTTTGAATGGTCGAGTGAATTTATGAGGCTTACTGTGGAGGATTTCTTAAACGAGTGCCAGCAGTCCGCGTTGATGCCCGCATCTTCCTCTCCCTTCTCGAGAATCGCTTCGCCTCCTCCCATTCCAAACTCGCTGCTGATCAGTTCTTTcattctttccatttttgtATCAATGACATTCTCCTCGATGGGAATGAGTTGGGTCACGTGATTTTTTTCTTCAGGCTACCAAAATGTTTTAGTTAAGGTGAGCTTTCTCGATTAATCCAGCTTGTGATGAATTTCTGTTTGCTTGGTGGACGAGGGCTACGTTATTGGATCGTGGGGAAGTGAATGCGATTGTATTGTTTGAGTCAAAATAACCAcgtgattttctttattttccctcCATTTGAGGCTGTGCTTGTTGCTTGTTGGAGTTGGCGGGGAAGACAAATGGAGTCAACAATGATGACGAATGGAGTTGACAACGATGACGGTGATGATAGAGAAATGAGGAGGGATGACAACTAGGATTTGAGAGTTGGGGAGGGATGACAGACGATTTGAGATTTGGGGAGTTTTAGTCGGATCAAAACTGTCACTTAGCGGATTTGACCCACAAGTTAGTTCAACCCCGCTTTTATTGGTCGGGTCGGTTGGTACGGACGGTACGGGTTGACGGCTTTTCTGCACAGCCCAACTGTAGATGATATTTTGAAGGAGTCAGATGTATGTACTAACCatcattgagagagagagagagaggaacaaagTAAGTATTCAAGTAGAAGTTGAAGGGGCGGGGGTTCTGCATATGGGTTAAAGTCGTTTCTGGTACTCCCACATTACCAGGATTAACCATTGATTCGATTTATCGCCAACTCTCTATCAAACATTATATGCCACTTTAATTTTGGCTTTCCCATTGGCAATTTTCAAAGCAGCATTCATATATACACTTCACTGTCGCTTTAGGTCTTTAACAATAATACTTCATAATTCGTATAAGGAGCTgtcattatataataaatagatgCAGCTAGTTAAAAGGCTTCCTTCAGCCAAAAGTGGTACTATTGCACCAATCATCTTGAGCGTCTCCGCTTCAACCTGGCTTCTAAATCTGAACGAGCCGATTGTTGAGAAAATCCACAATGCAGACGTGAGTACATTAGGATTTCTTTAATCGAGATAAGGAGAAGTGACAAGGGAGAAGTGAGGATCCTAGACATAAGAGGAACAATATAGAATTAATCACAATGTCAGTTTTCAATGGCCATAAATCAACAAATTGCTTGCTTACTATTTATCTCAAGAGCATACATAATGAACTATAGATTATGCAATACACCGGCACAGAAGTAGTTAAAGGATTTCACCAGCCTTGCAAGAAAAGCATTTCCTAgaatttaaattccaaaaaCACCGAATGATTGCTTAACTTTTTCTACATGAGATAACCCTCTAACTGAAAATTTTTTCTCTAGTTCTTGCAATTATAAGTTTTCGAagatgtatgtgtgtgtgtgtgtgtgtgtgtattaaagGATCGGTGTGCCCTTGGATTTTTACCAAAAATGCCAGAACTATGATGTATAGGAGTTAAAAGATAGACACTTGTCCCAAAGACACTAgagatataaattttttttacaagtaaaattgattttttagaaCGAATTTTAAAGGGTAATTTGTCGATAACAATAAAgctaataaatttataaagcgAAATGGTGAATTTGAAAGACATGATTGACAAATTGGGGTTACTAAATCCTATTCAAGGAAAAAATGCACAACTCAATTTAGCAGGAAACTTTGCTTgcttatatgtaaaaaaaaa harbors:
- the LOC121248809 gene encoding LOW QUALITY PROTEIN: eukaryotic translation initiation factor 5-like (The sequence of the model RefSeq protein was modified relative to this genomic sequence to represent the inferred CDS: inserted 2 bases in 2 codons), encoding MALQNIGGNNDDAFYRYKMPKMVTKIEGRGNGIKTNIVNMVDIAKALARPAAYTTKYFGCELGAQSKFDEKTGXSLVNGAHDTPKLAGLLENFIKKYVQCHGCGNPETEILITKTQMIQLKCAACGFLSDVDMRDKLTTFILKNPPESKKGSKDKKAMRRAEKERLKEGEAADEEQKKIKKEAKKKGTTSLKDGTTKASKKKASGSDEDRTSPTHSQVDEKDEADEDEDGDVEWQTDTSLEAARQRIQEQLSAVTADMVMLSTNEPEKKPTAVNKPSVNAANKLSVSAENGNSATHKTPADEVKENLKKGVSAKQLQSLLGSLSGSAQEKMTALIXGLFDGIEKGFTKEVKKKKSYLATAVAQEEGSQLLLLRSIEEFSLKSNTSAMKEVALILKAHYDADILEEEFIVQWYQEGLKGGNKESQIWKNARPFIDWLQSAESESEEE